A DNA window from Zingiber officinale cultivar Zhangliang chromosome 3A, Zo_v1.1, whole genome shotgun sequence contains the following coding sequences:
- the LOC122052936 gene encoding triacylglycerol lipase OBL1-like yields MGSEVDGFSDYLVLRPDKAGVSDLLRLLLSPRVSDNQSVYCPIDTEIDEAKRRWAVFVSLLLQKILLFSRRPIARMGLAIEFWLNLLMVNNGLLCLLWNLLTGKLVFPEKKSSSYRSCIGLIDTRVELDRSIRPSDDKYLAALSIMAAKLAYENELSIRSIVQNNWEKEFLGFYNCWNDFEKQYSTQAFMFSDKTADGAELIVISFRGTEPFDAAQWSTDVDFSWYEIPNVGKVHRGFMKALGLQSKLGWPADLNQSDETRPYAYYVMREKLKQVLRSRAEAKFLVTGHSLGGALAILFPAILVLHEEWRLLERLEGVYTFGQPRVGDEKFGEFMVQRLNEPKNRYFRYVYCNDIVPRVPYDDSALLFKHFGTCIYFNSLYRGKEMEEEPNKNYFSVLEVIPKYLNALWELQRSFLIGYIEGPEFKEGWFLRFIRLFALVIPGLPPHSPQDYDNCTRLGTMAVAVDATSE; encoded by the exons ATGGGCTCCGAGGTGGATGGCTTCAGCGACTACCTGGTGCTGAGGCCCGACAAGGCCGGAGTTTCCGATCTCCTCCGGCTCCTGCTCTCGCCCAGAGTCTCCGACAACCAGTCGGTCTACTGCCCCATTGACACCGAGATCGACGAGGCAAAGCGCAGGTGGGCCGTCTTCGTCTCTCTTCTCTTGCAGAAGATCCTCCTCTTCTCCAGGAGGCCAATAGCCAGGATGGGACTGGCGATCGAGTTCTGGCTAAACCTTCTCATGGTCAACAATGGCTTGCTCTGTCTCTTGTGGAATCTCCTCACAG GGAAATTGGTTTTTCCGGAAAAGAAGTCATCCAGTTATAGATCATGTATTGGACTCATTGACACGAGAGTTGAACTGGACAGGAGCATCAGACCAAGCGATGACAAGTATTTGGCAGCACTATCCATAATGGCCGCAAAATTAGCTTATGAAAATGAACTCTCCATCAGAAGCATAGTCCAAAATAATTGGGAA AAGGAATTTTTGGGATTCTACAATTGTTGGAACG ACTTTGAAAAACAGTACAGCACACAAGCATTCATGTTCAGCGACAAAACCGCCGATGGCGCCGAGCTTATTGTGATTTCCTTTCGAGGAACCGAGCCATTCGACGCTGCTCAATGGTCCACCGACGTTGATTTCTCATGGTATGAGATTCCAAACGTCGGCAAGGTCCATCGTGGCTTCATGAAGGCGTTGGGCCTGCAATCGAAGCTTGGGTGGCCTGCGGACCTGAACCAGAGCGACGAAACACGGCCCTACGCGTACTACGTCATGAGGGAGAAGCTTAAGCAGGTGTTGCGGAGCAGGGCCGAGGCAAAGTTCTTGGTCACTGGCCACAGCCTTGGCGGAGCACTCGCGATTCTGTTTCCGGCCATCTTGGTGCTGCATGAGGAGTGGCGGCTGCTGGAAAGGCTAGAGGGAGTGTACACGTTTGGGCAGCCGCGGGTGGGAGATGAGAAGTTTGGGGAGTTCATGGTGCAACGCTTGAATGAGCCCAAGAACAGGTACTTCAGGTATGTCTACTGCAACGACATTGTGCCACGGGTGCCCTACGATGACTCTGCTCTCTTGTTTAAGCACTTCGGGACGTGCATCTACTTCAACAGCCTCTACAGAGGAAAG GAGATGGAGGAGGAACCCAACAAGAACTATTTCTCTGTGTTGGAGGTGATTCCCAAGTACCTGAATGCGTTGTGGGAGCTTCAACGAAGCTTCCTGATTGGGTACATTGAAGGGCCAGAATTCAAGGAAGGGTGGTTCTTGAGGTTCATTAGATTGTTTGCGCTGGTGATTCCTGGCTTGCCGCCGCACTCCCCTCAAGACTATGACAACTGCACGAGATTGGGAACTATGGCAGTTGCTGTGGATGCGACTTCAGAGTAA